The Dehalococcoidia bacterium genome includes a region encoding these proteins:
- a CDS encoding helix-turn-helix domain-containing protein — translation MEEKVLLRPLEAAEALGIGRTKMYELLASGELPKVQIGRCIRVPVHGLKQWAEKQTIVGVTHES, via the coding sequence ATGGAAGAGAAGGTGTTATTGAGGCCATTGGAGGCCGCCGAAGCTCTGGGCATTGGCAGGACAAAGATGTATGAGCTTCTGGCATCCGGTGAGCTGCCAAAGGTTCAGATAGGCCGATGCATCAGGGTCCCGGTGCATGGACTCAAGCAGTGGGCGGAAAAGCAAACGATTGTGGGGGTGACCCATGAATCGTAA
- the ruvX gene encoding Holliday junction resolvase RuvX codes for MRILGLDVGDKRIGVAMSDPMEILASTLTVIERKRDGSEFDALLALVKEHKVGRIVVGYPRSMDGTIGHQAEKTQAFAEALLKLTDVPVELSDEQLSTSMATDMMRDAGRNRKQIKARRDTAAAALILQWYLNEHRPEEPSPSLDGREPDQE; via the coding sequence ATGCGTATTCTGGGACTGGATGTCGGCGATAAGCGAATAGGCGTGGCGATGTCCGACCCGATGGAGATACTGGCCAGCACGCTGACGGTGATCGAGAGAAAACGCGATGGCTCCGAGTTCGATGCCCTTCTGGCTCTGGTGAAAGAACACAAAGTGGGTCGGATTGTGGTGGGATATCCCCGATCGATGGACGGCACCATCGGCCATCAGGCGGAAAAAACCCAGGCTTTTGCCGAAGCGCTCTTAAAGCTGACCGATGTCCCGGTTGAATTGTCTGACGAGCAACTTTCCACTTCGATGGCCACCGATATGATGCGCGATGCCGGAAGGAATCGCAAGCAAATCAAAGCCCGGCGCGATACGGCTGCTGCAGCCCTCATTTTACAATGGTACCTCAATGAGCACAGGCCGGAGGAGCCTTCTCCCTCTCTTGATGGGAGAGAGCCAGATCAAGAGTGA
- a CDS encoding endo-1,3-alpha-glucanase family glycosylhydrolase, producing MKRTLLFVWLMCLLGAAIPACSNSDSDRIDELERKVSALEQQLADSSLRIEDLEGKLEGLTEKTPDPIDSSTLALSGTELTSHYLLRFEFTTTSDWASLSFDPAPVLSSRQVSVSGDYASVGCAVDGMHIDQSVENARAENSVTLIGDYAISAGYYGSASLSAKSLQLTFKRGDLNESILRVYNVEENGRIVQIAKFCHDDVIKGDVTNLWITSLDLSALSQLQPLERAVEHYYEPLVWAFYYPWYNNDSWNNQTLLDKPATLYSSDNAEDISRQITEAKGAGIDGFLSSWWGPGDYTDENLEVLLDRAERENFKVAAYFETISGKTQKGRDKNELIDWLTYLLTKRAIHPAYERVDGRPLIVVWASGGIELDTWKEVFWELRSKGLDAFFICMGFGDAEQLEVFDGLHDYGLAATNTPEMGQAAKATRYYHLLQKDGKPKLWAATVMSGYDDRLLPDRTGAVLPRNEGETYRGMWANAVATDPDWIFITSWNEWWENTQIESSALYGDSYLGITRSEADSWQNIRHGYSATCYIDKAVDYLRAKYNGDLHLIRESDPPGGWQFDPLQKEEWAVPPPWSDSRFYTMDKVYWLGDSALAALALEPYAPEIARDITQKLTSAGYAPYSSADLPDILFGGRIEDPPPSIQKKAYIEDDGEDFVVIGGNRVDSVLEPISDYADVLLEYAIQEWRKGDAERARQYLRQVLEMFDSNSVAIWDRPAMENGVRNEAATYKLALLLIVVQVLDEPFVYSQQVAARIRANQDPISGGIRTGIKPDGSPAGGCNTETTSLVLLAGDKDRIDTLKRLYDES from the coding sequence ATGAAGCGAACTTTGCTGTTCGTCTGGCTGATGTGTCTTCTGGGGGCTGCCATTCCTGCCTGCTCCAATTCCGATTCGGATCGGATCGATGAATTGGAGCGGAAGGTCTCTGCGTTAGAGCAGCAGCTCGCCGATAGCTCACTCCGAATAGAAGACCTCGAAGGAAAGCTTGAAGGCCTTACCGAAAAAACTCCTGATCCTATCGATAGTTCGACGTTAGCATTAAGCGGCACTGAACTGACTTCCCACTATCTCCTCCGCTTCGAATTCACCACCACCTCGGACTGGGCGAGCCTCAGTTTTGATCCTGCGCCGGTGCTTTCCTCAAGGCAAGTCAGTGTATCTGGCGACTATGCCAGCGTCGGGTGTGCAGTTGATGGCATGCACATAGATCAGTCCGTGGAAAACGCCAGGGCCGAAAATAGCGTGACCCTCATCGGTGACTATGCGATCTCCGCAGGTTACTATGGTTCCGCATCCTTGTCCGCAAAGTCCCTTCAATTGACTTTCAAACGGGGCGATTTGAATGAAAGCATCCTGCGAGTGTACAACGTGGAGGAAAACGGACGCATAGTGCAAATCGCCAAGTTTTGTCACGATGATGTGATTAAAGGTGATGTGACCAACTTGTGGATTACTTCTCTTGATCTATCGGCTCTCTCGCAACTCCAGCCTCTGGAGAGGGCGGTTGAGCATTACTACGAGCCGCTCGTCTGGGCGTTCTATTATCCCTGGTACAATAACGATTCCTGGAACAATCAGACGCTCCTTGATAAACCGGCTACTCTGTACAGCTCAGATAATGCTGAGGATATTTCGCGACAGATCACCGAGGCAAAAGGCGCCGGAATAGACGGCTTCCTGAGTTCATGGTGGGGGCCGGGAGATTATACCGACGAAAATCTGGAAGTTCTTCTCGACCGCGCAGAAAGAGAGAACTTCAAGGTGGCGGCCTATTTTGAAACGATATCCGGCAAGACTCAAAAGGGACGCGATAAAAATGAATTGATTGACTGGTTGACCTACTTGCTGACCAAGCGTGCCATTCATCCGGCGTATGAACGGGTTGATGGAAGGCCATTGATCGTTGTGTGGGCATCAGGCGGCATTGAACTGGATACATGGAAGGAAGTTTTTTGGGAACTTCGCTCGAAAGGCCTCGATGCTTTCTTCATCTGTATGGGCTTTGGCGATGCTGAGCAGCTGGAGGTTTTTGACGGGCTTCACGATTATGGCCTGGCGGCAACGAATACCCCTGAGATGGGGCAGGCTGCAAAGGCAACCCGGTACTATCACCTGTTGCAAAAAGACGGCAAGCCCAAATTGTGGGCGGCGACGGTGATGTCTGGCTATGATGATCGTTTGCTCCCAGACCGCACCGGAGCTGTACTTCCCCGAAACGAGGGGGAAACCTATCGCGGAATGTGGGCAAACGCTGTTGCCACTGATCCCGACTGGATATTCATCACCAGCTGGAACGAATGGTGGGAAAATACTCAAATAGAATCAAGCGCGCTCTACGGCGATTCTTATTTAGGGATTACTCGTTCGGAGGCCGATTCCTGGCAGAATATCCGCCATGGATATTCTGCTACTTGTTATATTGATAAGGCGGTCGACTACCTTCGCGCCAAATACAATGGCGATCTCCATCTTATACGCGAATCCGATCCTCCCGGAGGCTGGCAGTTTGATCCTTTACAGAAAGAGGAATGGGCGGTTCCTCCGCCATGGTCTGATTCCAGATTCTACACTATGGACAAGGTTTATTGGCTCGGCGATAGCGCGTTGGCAGCGTTGGCTTTAGAGCCTTATGCCCCGGAGATTGCCCGAGATATCACTCAGAAGTTGACTAGCGCTGGTTATGCCCCCTACTCTTCAGCTGATCTGCCGGATATACTTTTCGGCGGTAGAATCGAAGACCCGCCTCCCAGCATTCAAAAGAAGGCCTATATTGAGGATGACGGCGAGGATTTTGTTGTAATCGGCGGAAATCGGGTGGACTCGGTTCTGGAGCCGATCAGCGATTACGCAGATGTCCTGCTGGAGTACGCCATCCAGGAATGGCGCAAAGGGGACGCTGAGCGTGCTCGTCAGTACCTTCGACAGGTGCTGGAGATGTTCGACAGCAATTCGGTTGCCATATGGGATAGACCAGCGATGGAAAATGGCGTAAGAAATGAGGCAGCCACTTACAAACTGGCTCTTCTTTTGATAGTGGTGCAAGTGCTTGATGAGCCCTTTGTTTATTCCCAACAGGTGGCGGCGCGTATTCGGGCCAACCAAGACCCGATCAGCGGGGGTATCAGGACCGGTATCAAGCCGGACGGGTCTCCGGCCGGAGGCTGCAATACGGAAACAACGTCGCTTGTCCTTTTGGCTGGCGATAAGGATCGGATTGACACGCTCAAGCGGCTCTATGACGAATCTTGA
- the aroC gene encoding chorismate synthase, which produces MFRFLTAGESHGKALIAILEGVPAGLSLSEDYIAADLKRRQGGYGRGGRMQIEQDRAEIISGVRHGLTIGSPISLLIWNKDWENWQEKMSVSPVKGKTEPVTRLRPGHADLAGVSKYNFDDIRPVLERASARETAARVAVGAVARRFLEEFGIEIRSHVTAIGGCWAEVVEPIDWTRVESSAVRCADAEAEKGMMAAIDAAKAAGDSVGGAFEVIAKGVPIGLGSHVHWDRRMSGKIAQAMMSIPAVKGVEIGAGFAVADLSGSQVQDVIEPGFKRPTNWAGGIEGGMTNGEPIVVQAAIKPIATILSPLASVDLKTGEKVPGHVERADTCVVPAAGVIGEAMLALVLAEAVLEKFGGDHLEETLRNYKGYIKSLKSRNLC; this is translated from the coding sequence ATGTTCAGATTCTTGACAGCAGGCGAATCACACGGAAAAGCGCTCATCGCTATCCTCGAAGGGGTTCCGGCCGGACTCTCCCTGAGTGAGGATTATATCGCGGCCGATCTCAAACGGCGGCAGGGGGGCTATGGGAGAGGGGGGCGGATGCAGATCGAGCAGGACCGGGCGGAGATCATTTCCGGTGTCAGGCACGGTCTGACCATCGGAAGCCCTATTTCCCTTTTGATCTGGAATAAAGACTGGGAGAACTGGCAAGAGAAGATGAGCGTCTCTCCGGTCAAAGGGAAAACCGAGCCGGTTACCCGCCTTCGCCCCGGACATGCCGACCTCGCCGGCGTCAGCAAGTATAATTTTGATGATATTCGACCTGTCCTGGAACGGGCCAGCGCCAGGGAAACGGCGGCCAGAGTTGCGGTTGGAGCTGTTGCCCGGAGATTCCTTGAGGAATTCGGCATCGAAATCCGCAGTCATGTCACTGCCATCGGCGGGTGTTGGGCCGAGGTAGTTGAGCCGATCGATTGGACCAGGGTTGAATCATCGGCAGTGCGTTGTGCCGACGCGGAGGCGGAGAAGGGAATGATGGCCGCCATCGATGCCGCCAAGGCGGCCGGAGATAGCGTCGGCGGAGCCTTTGAAGTGATTGCCAAGGGCGTCCCGATTGGCCTGGGAAGTCACGTTCACTGGGATCGGCGGATGAGCGGCAAGATCGCCCAGGCGATGATGAGCATCCCGGCCGTCAAGGGTGTGGAGATCGGCGCCGGATTTGCAGTTGCCGATCTGAGCGGATCGCAGGTTCAGGATGTGATCGAGCCGGGATTCAAGCGTCCCACCAACTGGGCCGGGGGAATTGAAGGCGGCATGACCAATGGCGAGCCGATCGTCGTTCAAGCGGCGATCAAGCCCATCGCTACCATTCTCAGCCCGTTGGCTTCAGTCGATCTCAAGACCGGAGAGAAAGTGCCGGGCCATGTCGAACGAGCCGATACCTGTGTGGTCCCGGCGGCTGGCGTTATCGGCGAGGCAATGCTGGCGCTGGTTCTGGCGGAAGCGGTTCTGGAGAAATTTGGCGGCGACCACCTTGAGGAGACCCTCAGAAACTATAAAGGGTATATCAAGTCGCTGAAGTCGCGCAACCTCTGTTAA
- a CDS encoding site-specific integrase: MRGRIVKRYEDSWTIVVDIGRDPQTGKRKQMSRSIKGTKKEAEKRLAEIIHQLEKGTFTKPQKITFGEYLHQWLKNHSSKLGPRTIEDYELDIRKHILPSLGAIYLSQLKPQHLEDYYAEKLEHGRCDGKGGLSPKTIRNHHHIIHAALQKALTTHLIQVNPADAVELPEKQHYEFPTWDENEVNKFLEAIKNSPYYTIFYLALFTGARRSEVLALRWQDTNLTLGQIQINRSLHRLKGGKLVFRPTKTKRSRRTIALSPSTIITLRNHKEAQRLEWNMADRNPTEETLVFCHFDGTPLVPDTVTHAWQRVLKQAGVDLKRIRMHDARHSHASLLLKQGVHPKIVQERLGHSSISMTLDTYSHVMPGLQEAAAKGFDGILQEPKTEVLENLRDRNVIENKNSPHQKTR; the protein is encoded by the coding sequence ATGAGAGGCCGCATCGTTAAGCGCTACGAGGACTCCTGGACAATCGTTGTCGATATTGGCCGCGATCCGCAGACTGGAAAGCGAAAACAGATGTCGAGGTCCATCAAAGGGACCAAGAAGGAAGCCGAAAAGCGGCTTGCCGAGATTATCCATCAACTTGAAAAGGGAACATTTACCAAGCCTCAGAAAATCACCTTCGGCGAATATCTCCATCAGTGGCTCAAGAACCACTCATCCAAGCTAGGGCCTCGAACTATCGAGGATTATGAACTGGACATCAGGAAACATATCTTACCGTCTCTTGGCGCAATATATCTATCTCAGTTAAAACCTCAGCATCTTGAAGACTACTATGCCGAAAAACTGGAGCATGGCCGTTGCGACGGTAAAGGCGGTCTGTCTCCCAAAACTATCCGAAATCATCATCACATCATTCACGCAGCGCTTCAAAAGGCCCTGACAACGCACTTGATCCAAGTAAACCCCGCCGACGCTGTAGAGTTACCAGAAAAGCAGCATTATGAATTTCCCACATGGGATGAAAATGAGGTCAATAAGTTTCTTGAGGCGATTAAAAATAGTCCGTATTACACCATTTTCTACCTTGCCCTCTTCACGGGTGCGAGACGCAGCGAAGTGCTGGCTTTGCGCTGGCAGGACACCAATCTGACGTTGGGGCAAATTCAAATAAATCGAAGCCTACACAGGCTGAAGGGTGGAAAGCTCGTCTTCCGTCCCACCAAAACAAAGAGGAGCCGTCGCACCATTGCCCTATCTCCCTCTACGATTATCACGTTGCGTAATCACAAGGAAGCGCAGAGGCTTGAGTGGAATATGGCAGACAGAAACCCAACCGAGGAAACGCTCGTCTTTTGTCATTTTGACGGAACTCCACTGGTGCCAGATACCGTCACCCATGCATGGCAGAGAGTCCTTAAACAGGCGGGAGTTGATCTCAAGAGAATCCGGATGCATGACGCCAGACATTCTCACGCATCCCTGCTACTCAAGCAAGGGGTACACCCCAAAATCGTTCAGGAGCGTCTGGGACATAGTTCTATCAGCATGACGCTGGATACTTACAGCCATGTAATGCCGGGCCTGCAAGAAGCCGCCGCCAAGGGATTTGATGGGATATTGCAGGAACCGAAAACAGAGGTTCTTGAAAACCTCCGTGATCGAAATGTGATCGAAAACAAAAATAGCCCTCATCAGAAAACCCGGTGA
- a CDS encoding DUF763 domain-containing protein, whose protein sequence is MSPASRTGVANLPLHGGKAPRWLFERMTKLAREICIVIVEEFGPDEMLHKVSDPYWFQAFGCVLGFDWHSSGLTTTTCGALKEGIREIQGDLGLFMAGGKGATSRKTPEQIEDCGNLISADPASLVYASKMAAKVDSAALQDGYQLYHHVMLFTREGSWAVVQQGMNESTRYARRYHWLGEGVTDFVCEPHAAICAEQFGKDVLNLVAAESTPAREVITGIAAENKPEKTIGELKKLQLLTLPSRHQIIVQDIHPDRISKIITATYERSPGDFEELLGLPGVGPKTIRALSLLSELIYGAPPSFTDPARFSFAHGGKDGIPYPVDRRTYDQSIELLRKAVLRAKLDGSEKRQAVNRLDDWRSRS, encoded by the coding sequence ATGTCTCCCGCTTCCCGAACGGGCGTAGCCAATTTACCCCTTCACGGCGGCAAAGCTCCGCGATGGCTCTTCGAACGGATGACCAAGCTGGCCCGCGAGATATGCATCGTGATCGTGGAAGAGTTTGGCCCCGATGAGATGCTGCACAAGGTCTCCGATCCCTACTGGTTTCAGGCTTTCGGCTGCGTGTTGGGGTTCGACTGGCATTCCAGTGGGCTGACTACTACCACCTGTGGCGCGCTCAAGGAGGGGATTCGGGAGATTCAGGGTGATCTGGGGCTTTTCATGGCCGGCGGCAAAGGGGCCACTTCCCGGAAAACACCGGAGCAAATCGAGGACTGTGGCAATCTCATTTCGGCCGATCCCGCCTCACTCGTTTATGCGAGTAAAATGGCAGCCAAGGTGGATAGCGCTGCCTTGCAGGACGGCTATCAGTTGTATCATCACGTCATGCTTTTTACCCGCGAGGGATCGTGGGCAGTGGTTCAGCAGGGGATGAACGAGAGCACTCGCTATGCTCGCCGATACCACTGGCTCGGCGAGGGAGTTACCGATTTTGTCTGCGAACCCCATGCGGCCATCTGCGCCGAGCAGTTCGGGAAAGACGTCCTCAACTTGGTGGCGGCGGAAAGCACCCCGGCGCGAGAGGTGATCACCGGAATCGCTGCTGAAAACAAACCGGAAAAGACCATCGGCGAACTGAAGAAGCTTCAGTTGTTGACCCTGCCGAGCCGGCACCAGATCATTGTTCAGGATATCCACCCCGATCGGATCAGCAAGATCATTACCGCTACCTACGAGCGCAGTCCGGGTGATTTCGAGGAGTTGCTGGGGCTGCCGGGAGTCGGGCCCAAAACCATTCGCGCCCTTTCGCTCCTTTCCGAGCTGATCTATGGCGCTCCGCCCAGTTTCACCGATCCGGCCCGGTTCAGCTTTGCCCACGGAGGAAAAGACGGCATTCCCTATCCGGTAGATCGGCGCACCTACGATCAGAGCATCGAGCTATTGAGAAAGGCAGTGCTCAGAGCTAAACTTGATGGCAGCGAGAAGCGCCAGGCGGTCAATCGGCTTGACGACTGGCGTTCCAGAAGTTAG
- a CDS encoding shikimate dehydrogenase: MTQKVGLIGYPLGHSISPAFQQAAFDHLGLDIRYELWETPPGNLSQVVKDIRSAEKLGANVTVPYKEAVLRLMDYLDPMASDIGAVNTIVKRDGILIGYNTDAGGFLRALKEQGKFDPQDKKVAIIGAGGVARAIGFVLVKSGVRSLALFDIDAARAGKLASDLEAKQVSVLTSEKSAEFRKAVSTADLLVNCTPLGMKHSPGEKRSPVDEKLISPGSLVYDVVYNPIKTPLLQMAERAGARTLGGLSMLVYQGVLAFELWTGRTAPVDIMMGKAGGALV, from the coding sequence ATGACACAGAAAGTCGGCTTAATCGGCTATCCGCTGGGACACTCGATTTCCCCGGCTTTTCAGCAGGCGGCCTTCGATCATCTGGGACTCGATATCCGTTATGAGCTGTGGGAAACCCCGCCGGGGAACTTGAGCCAGGTGGTGAAGGATATTCGCTCCGCTGAAAAGCTGGGCGCTAATGTGACCGTGCCCTATAAAGAAGCGGTCTTGAGGCTCATGGATTATCTGGACCCAATGGCTTCCGATATCGGCGCGGTAAATACCATCGTCAAGCGGGACGGTATACTGATCGGATATAACACCGACGCCGGGGGATTTCTGAGGGCGCTTAAGGAACAAGGAAAATTCGATCCGCAAGATAAAAAGGTGGCCATAATCGGTGCCGGCGGTGTGGCCAGAGCCATCGGTTTTGTTTTGGTCAAGTCAGGTGTGAGATCCCTGGCGCTGTTTGATATCGATGCTGCCAGAGCGGGGAAGCTGGCTTCTGACCTTGAAGCAAAGCAGGTTTCTGTGCTGACATCAGAGAAATCGGCTGAATTCAGGAAGGCAGTCTCCACGGCTGATTTACTGGTTAACTGCACACCGCTGGGGATGAAGCATAGCCCCGGTGAAAAGCGATCGCCGGTGGATGAGAAACTGATCTCTCCCGGATCGCTGGTCTATGACGTAGTGTATAATCCTATTAAGACGCCGCTCCTACAGATGGCGGAGAGAGCAGGGGCGCGAACACTGGGAGGGCTTTCGATGCTGGTTTATCAAGGAGTGCTGGCGTTTGAACTCTGGACAGGTCGGACCGCACCGGTTGATATAATGATGGGGAAGGCGGGGGGTGCCTTGGTTTGA
- a CDS encoding ATP-binding protein — MKLQRLTLRNFKGLRDFSIEPGGADQFIFGDNGTGKTTLADAFSWLLFGKDSLNRTDFEVKTLATNGQPMHNLNHEVEAVLDLGDRQVTLRKVYAEKYTKKRGSAQSEFTGHTTEYFVDGVPRKANEYMDAIDGIAGREETFKLLTNPRYFCEVLPWKNGRKIIMDMSGDLTDAEVIASEKALASLPAILGNRKLDDHKKVIAGQKTKINDELKLIPARIDEANRALPQVSEDAEKLTKKLTELRGTRQKAESSLSSISNGGGVAQKTKELRIIEAEIMDIDRKARVENDAVIDVERKKLIPLHDQIASLRLDIRVKEGHIAQNAQSIREHEGLLPNLKVQFYEARDRTFKEGPLPSQPTDCPYCGSPLPAEKIQDALEKHRAAEDERRATFNRQKAEDMERIDAEGKRRAGEVKRLKADNEEIHTSIETIKRKIEALEADAEKIRSRLDALQKSYPLPETHKVKIEEKKSIEKAVAQLKAGSSQETGQIKCELATLDEQIAKVGEQFAQIRARESGRKRIAELKEQEKKLSAEFENLEKELFLCDQFTRTKVALLDSKINSRFKLVRFRLFKIQINGALDECCEVTVNGVPYGGGLNNGMRINAGLDVINALADYYGFEAPIFVDNAESVTELLPTRGQQIRLYVSEADKALRVEKAKTRKEVLA; from the coding sequence ATGAAACTGCAAAGACTGACGCTCAGAAACTTCAAGGGGCTGAGAGATTTCAGCATTGAACCTGGCGGAGCAGACCAGTTCATCTTTGGTGACAATGGGACTGGAAAGACTACGTTGGCTGATGCCTTCTCCTGGCTCTTGTTCGGTAAAGACTCCCTGAATCGAACGGACTTCGAGGTCAAGACTCTGGCAACGAATGGACAGCCGATGCACAACCTCAACCATGAGGTCGAGGCTGTACTCGATTTAGGAGATAGACAGGTAACACTTCGCAAGGTCTACGCTGAGAAGTACACCAAGAAGCGGGGATCGGCACAGTCCGAGTTCACAGGCCATACTACCGAGTATTTCGTAGATGGAGTGCCAAGAAAGGCGAACGAATATATGGATGCCATTGATGGCATCGCCGGACGAGAGGAAACTTTCAAGCTCCTCACGAACCCGAGGTATTTCTGCGAGGTTCTCCCCTGGAAGAATGGTCGAAAGATCATCATGGACATGAGTGGTGACCTCACAGATGCCGAGGTTATAGCGTCTGAAAAGGCACTGGCAAGCCTTCCCGCAATTCTCGGAAACCGGAAACTCGACGATCACAAAAAGGTGATAGCTGGTCAGAAGACGAAGATCAACGATGAATTAAAGTTGATCCCAGCGAGGATCGATGAGGCGAACAGGGCGCTTCCGCAGGTGTCCGAAGACGCGGAAAAGTTAACCAAAAAGTTAACCGAGCTTAGGGGCACGCGCCAGAAAGCTGAATCGTCTTTATCGAGCATCTCCAATGGCGGTGGAGTCGCACAGAAGACCAAAGAACTACGAATAATTGAAGCGGAGATCATGGATATCGATCGCAAGGCAAGAGTTGAGAATGACGCAGTTATCGACGTTGAGCGCAAGAAACTTATCCCCTTGCACGATCAGATCGCTAGTCTGAGGCTCGATATTAGGGTCAAGGAAGGGCACATAGCGCAAAATGCCCAGTCCATTCGAGAGCACGAAGGATTACTACCGAATCTAAAGGTGCAATTTTACGAGGCCAGAGATCGGACATTCAAGGAAGGCCCACTTCCTTCCCAGCCGACGGATTGCCCATATTGCGGGTCACCACTTCCTGCCGAGAAAATACAGGACGCTCTGGAAAAACACCGCGCCGCTGAGGATGAACGGCGTGCCACTTTCAACCGCCAGAAGGCCGAAGACATGGAGCGCATCGATGCCGAGGGAAAACGACGCGCTGGTGAAGTGAAACGCCTGAAGGCCGACAATGAAGAGATTCATACCTCGATTGAGACGATCAAGCGAAAAATTGAAGCGCTGGAGGCCGATGCTGAAAAGATACGGTCTCGACTGGATGCATTACAGAAATCATATCCACTTCCCGAAACACACAAGGTCAAGATCGAAGAGAAAAAATCTATCGAGAAGGCCGTCGCTCAACTGAAGGCCGGGAGTTCCCAAGAAACAGGTCAGATAAAATGCGAACTTGCAACTCTCGATGAACAGATTGCCAAAGTCGGAGAGCAATTCGCCCAGATCAGAGCCAGAGAGAGTGGACGGAAGCGAATAGCTGAATTGAAAGAGCAGGAAAAGAAGTTGTCCGCGGAATTCGAAAATCTAGAGAAAGAGCTTTTCCTATGCGATCAGTTCACGCGTACCAAGGTTGCACTTCTGGATAGTAAGATCAATAGCCGGTTCAAATTGGTACGCTTCAGGCTCTTTAAGATTCAGATCAATGGGGCACTTGATGAATGCTGCGAGGTCACGGTCAATGGCGTGCCCTACGGCGGCGGGTTGAACAACGGCATGAGAATAAACGCGGGTCTTGATGTGATCAATGCGCTGGCCGATTACTACGGATTCGAGGCCCCGATATTTGTGGACAACGCGGAGTCGGTGACGGAACTGTTACCGACCCGGGGCCAACAAATACGGCTCTATGTCTCTGAGGCTGACAAGGCTCTCAGGGTTGAGAAAGCTAAGACAAGGAAGGAGGTATTAGCATGA
- a CDS encoding LexA family transcriptional regulator, giving the protein MNKDTLKYTGAAVKRAMEEANMSPEDLASKWGCAKGHLYRIFRGETALNIEGLERFAVIFGKPRSYFLPPEEQPPSRSASEIISELGQKIREMEAKGKPQGIAEPMPVKMVPFFSQGLSLGPDGKLAIENLEVADYVPIPEKDWKLSLKAARAHGDCLTGKIENGDTVVFDPDMTPTNGRYIICSHRKSEADEWETGVKRFRQVGDAAFLEDNLRTYTLKDCRIIGVVIKITRDV; this is encoded by the coding sequence ATGAACAAGGACACGTTGAAATATACAGGGGCTGCGGTGAAGAGAGCGATGGAAGAGGCTAACATGTCCCCAGAGGACTTGGCTTCTAAATGGGGCTGCGCGAAGGGCCATCTATATCGCATATTCCGGGGCGAAACCGCGCTCAATATTGAGGGTTTGGAGCGTTTTGCGGTCATCTTTGGCAAACCCCGGAGTTATTTCCTTCCCCCTGAAGAGCAACCACCCTCCCGAAGTGCCTCAGAGATCATTTCAGAACTCGGGCAGAAGATACGAGAGATGGAGGCCAAAGGCAAGCCGCAGGGGATTGCGGAACCAATGCCGGTCAAAATGGTGCCGTTTTTTAGTCAAGGCCTCTCGCTCGGCCCGGACGGAAAGCTGGCGATCGAAAACCTTGAGGTCGCCGATTATGTCCCAATTCCCGAAAAGGACTGGAAACTGTCTCTCAAGGCCGCTCGCGCTCACGGTGATTGTCTCACCGGCAAGATAGAGAATGGTGACACCGTGGTATTCGATCCAGACATGACGCCCACCAATGGCCGCTATATCATTTGCTCTCACCGAAAATCAGAGGCCGATGAATGGGAGACAGGGGTTAAGCGCTTCCGCCAAGTGGGAGACGCTGCCTTTCTGGAGGACAACCTCCGCACCTATACTCTGAAGGATTGCCGAATTATCGGCGTAGTGATCAAGATCACCAGAGACGTTTGA
- a CDS encoding helix-turn-helix domain-containing protein encodes MATIQEILKKARKDQGLSMRKLAEASGVSFSYIQLLESGKRKNITVPIAQKLAGALGVDPAIFFNGDVQVKRPISAILLELAERVKELEDQVKELE; translated from the coding sequence ATGGCCACGATTCAAGAAATCCTCAAAAAAGCCCGCAAAGATCAAGGGCTCAGTATGCGGAAGCTGGCGGAAGCCTCCGGGGTCAGCTTCTCCTATATCCAACTTCTGGAGTCCGGTAAACGAAAGAATATCACTGTCCCTATCGCACAGAAGCTTGCCGGTGCTCTCGGCGTAGACCCCGCGATATTCTTCAACGGAGACGTACAGGTTAAGCGCCCCATCTCGGCAATCCTGCTGGAACTAGCCGAGCGAGTCAAGGAACTGGAAGACCAGGTCAAGGAATTGGAATAG